The following proteins come from a genomic window of Gossypium raimondii isolate GPD5lz chromosome 5, ASM2569854v1, whole genome shotgun sequence:
- the LOC105768045 gene encoding chromatin structure-remodeling complex protein BSH — MKSPASASWKAPLKFRMPTAENLIPIRLDIEVDGQRYKDAFTWNPYDPDSEVVMFAKRTVKDLKLAPGFLPQIVQSIQSQLATFRSYEGQDMYVGDKIIPIKLDLQVNHTVIRDQFLWDLNNFDSDPEEFARTLCKDLGIEDPEVGPAVAFAIREQLYEIAIQNVTSARENRISKKGRRAAEHFTPSKASGAALDLMKLFSFRSSVVRKRKEWDYYKPVLDLLSNEEVDALEAKEERSGR; from the exons ATGAAATCGCCGGCGTCAGCTTCATGGAAAGCCCCTCTAAAGTTCAGGAT GCCAACAGCTGAAAATTTAATACCCATTAGGCTTGACATAGAAGTCGATGGACAGCGCTATAAAGATGCTTTCACTTGGAACCCTTATG ATCCGGATTCAGAGGTGGTGATGTTTGCAAAAAGGACTGTAAAAGACTTGAAGCTTGCCCCTGGTTTCCTTCCGCAAATTGTTCAATCCATTCAG TCACAGCTTGCCACCTTTCGATCATATGAAGGTCAAGACATGTATGTTGGTGACAAGATCATTCCAATTAAG CTTGATCTTCAAGTCAATCATACAGTTATCAGGGATCAGTTTTTATGG GACTTGAACAACTTTGATAGTGATCCTGAAGAATTTGCTAGAACTCTCTGCAAAGATTTAGGTATTGAAGACCCTGAAGTTGGG CCTGCAGTTGCCTTTGCAATCAGGGAGCAACTTTATGAG ATTGCAATTCAAAATGTAACTTCAGCAAGGGAGAACAGAATAAGCAAAAAGGGTCGTCGGGCTGCTGAACATTTCACTCCCAG TAAAGCTAGTGGTGCTGCACTGGACTTGATGAAGTTATTCAGTTTCAGGTCAAGTGTTGTCCG GAAAAGAAAGGAGTGGGATTATTATAAACCCGTTCTTGACCTTTTATCTAATGAGGAAGTAGATGCTCTCGAAGCCAAAGAAGAAAGGAGTGGCcggtaa